The following are encoded in a window of Coregonus clupeaformis isolate EN_2021a chromosome 34, ASM2061545v1, whole genome shotgun sequence genomic DNA:
- the LOC121549915 gene encoding palmdelphin, with translation MGLYMIILSMFAMEISVEKDMRTGESQVVSMATLTPEEFQQKGVMVYDDGKKSVYALRSEGLVTQNGVGVGELSNVEVEELLRQAGDAKVPTEVQYHKPVYAAPYTSRPSTPAWKPEQGHVSPGPAGPNDYRTSITTPHPQALPRDGAQSKEEIASPAPSHIPNLYADKHLVQPQSPPHQGFKTGQSLTNGSSGIAPHPDKNRLRPAIITVQSSGESRTPIPPIENTVTDWDRQSPIYPNSRQSPFYPSSRQSPFYTSDSGESSFNIMNTLPPDLDSEPVTMIFMGYQNAAEEEDEENIQAELVVIGNGDDDEEDDNNVPSYHPEGYQSKIFQPTDKCNNNTDYTADYTNSESLLHRPTFTHKPGKRSSDPDRQPLAIEEPMSAAYKVRMSKLGGNV, from the exons ATGGGCCTTTATATGATCATCCTCT cTATGTTCGCCATGGAGATCAGTGTAGAGAAGGACATGAGAACAGGAGAGAGCCAAGTCGTGTCCATGGCCACCCTAACCCCTGAAGAGTTCCAACAGAAGGGTGTGATGGTCTACGATGATGGGAAGAAGTCTGTCTATGCCCTACGCTCGGAGGGACTGGTGACCCAGAATGGGGTGGGGGTAGGCGAACTGAGTAACGTTGAGGTGGAGGAGCTCCTGCGCCAGGCTGGCGATGCAAAGGTCCCCACAGAGGTCCAGTACCACAAGCCTGTCTACGCTGCTCCTTACACCAGCAGGCCTTCAACCCCTGCATGGAAGCCTGAGCAGGGACACGTCAGCCCCGGTCCTGCTGGGCCCAATGACTATCGGACCTCCATTACAACCCCCCATCCTCAAGCTCTGCCCAGAGATGGAGCTCAGAGCAAGGAAGAAATAGCCAGCCCAGCCCCGTCTCACATTCCAAACCTCTACGCCGACAAGCATCTAGTGCAGCCTCAATCACCCCCTCATCAAGGTTTCAAAACTGGACAGAGCCTCACCAATGGTAGCAGTGGTATAGCTCCACACCCAGATAAAAACAGACTCAGACCAGCTATCATCACAGTCCAGAGTTCAGGAGAAAGCCGCACTCCCATACCGCCGATAGAGAATACTGTGACAGATTGGGACAGGCAGTCACCAATCTACCCCAACAGTCGTCAGTCTCCATTCTACCCCAGCAGTCGACAGTCACCATTTTACACCAGTGACAGTGGTGAGTCCTCCTTCAACATAATGAACACCTTGCCACCTGATCTGGACTCTGAACCAGTGACAATGATCTTCATGGGCTACCAGAACGCAgcagaagaggaagatgaggagaatATCCAAGCCGAGCTGGTCGTCATCGGAAACGgtgatgatgatgaagaagatGACAACAACGTACCCTCGTACCACCCCGAGGGATACCAAAGCAAGATCTTCCAACCCACAGACAaatgcaacaacaacacagactaTACTGCAGATTACACAAACTCTGAGAGTCTACTACACCGACCCACATTCACCCACAAACCTGGCAAGCGGAGTTCCGACCCAGACCGACAGCCCCTAGCCATAGAAGAGCCCATGAGTGCAG CTTATAAAGTGAGAATGTCAAAGCTAGGGGGGAACGTGTAA